In Botrytis cinerea B05.10 chromosome 6, complete sequence, the following proteins share a genomic window:
- the Bcsod2 gene encoding Bcsod2, producing MHSKMISSVLVTALLGLAQAQTTTFPVTGTLGNATIPENNPVGPIYVATLPDMEFFNPDDPRGNIKGSVSATANPDGIGVQFQVQFSNLPTSGGPFVYHLHAHPVPSDGNCTGTLGHLDPFLRGETPACNSSLPQTCQVGDLSGKHGKVTSDPFQASYVDEFASTLEGLGSFFGNRSLTVHFGNTTRITCANFTLLDGVVGGDSEGSANSTRDGANGTATSTGGGPAQFTGAAGKISVQSSLIAIMGAVLVFAL from the exons ATGCATTCAAAAATGATCTCATCAGTTCTTGTAACTGCACTCCTCGGTCTTGCGCAAGCGCAAACAACAACCTTTCCAGTAACCGGTACCTTGGGCAATGCGACCATCCCCGAAAATAATCCAGTCGGTCCAATCTATGTCGCCACTCTTCCAGACATGGAGTTCTTCAACCCCGATGACCCACGCGGTAACATCAAAGGATCTGTCTCCGCAACTGCCAACCCTGATGGCATCGGTGTTCAATTCCAAGTTCAATTCTCCAACCTCCCCACCAGCGGTGGACCATTCG TTTATCACCTCCACGCACATCCCGTTCCCTCAGATGGAAACTGCACCGGTACCCTCGGCCATCTCGATCCTTTCCTCCGTGGCGAAACCCCCGCTTGCaactcttcccttcctcaGACCTGTCAAGTGGGTGATCTCTCTGGCAAACACGGAAAAGTCACTTCAGATCCCTTTCAAGCTTCTTACGTCGACGAGTTTGCTTCAACACTCGAAGGCTTGGGTAGTTTCTTCGGCAATCGCTCATTGACGGTTCATTTCGGAAACACTACCAGAATCACCTGCGCGAACTTCACCTTGTTGGACGGTGTTGTTGGAGGTGATTCTGAAGGAAGTGCAAACAGCACGAGAGATGGAGCAAATGGAACTGCTACAAGTACTGGTGGTGGACCTGCACAGTTCACTGGCGCGGCTGGCAAGATCAGTGTCCAGAGCAGCTTGATAGCTATCATGGGTGCTGTTTTGGTGTTCGCACTTTGA